From one Bacteroides eggerthii genomic stretch:
- a CDS encoding ABC-F family ATP-binding cassette domain-containing protein produces MISVEGLKVEFNATALFEDVSYVINKKDRIALVGKNGAGKSTMLKILAGLQQPTAGVVAVPRECTIGYLPQVMVLSDERTVMQEAELAFEHIFEMQADIERMNQQLAERTDYDSEEYQKLIDRFTHENERFLMMGGTNYRAEIERTLQGLGFSREDFDRSTSEFSGGWRMRIELAKLLLRRPDVLLLDEPTNHLDIESIQWLENFLSTRANAVVLVSHDRAFLNNVTTRTIEITCGRIYDYKVKYDEFVVLRKERREQQLRAYENQQKQIQDTEDFIERFRYKATKAVQVQSRIKQLEKIERIEVDEEDNSSLRLKFVCSSRSGSYPVICEDVAKAYGSHVIFHDVNLTINRGEKVAFVGKNGEGKSTLVKCIMDEITDYTGKLTLGHNVQIGYFAQNQAQLLDENRTVFDTIDRVAVGDIRLKIRDILGAFMFGGEASDKKVKVLSGGERTRLAMIKLLLEPVNFLILDEPTNHLDMRSKDVLKEAIRDFDGTVIIVSHDRDFLDGLATKVYEFGGGLVKEHLGGIYDFLQKKQIENLNDLQKSPSLSSSPAVGKTVAGSNAGAAASQTSAAKLSYEEQKELNKKLKKLERRVADCEAEIEQTESAISILETKMATPEGASDMALYEQHQKLKAQLDNVMEEWDAASSELEEARK; encoded by the coding sequence ATGATATCCGTAGAAGGACTGAAGGTGGAGTTTAATGCTACCGCTCTGTTCGAAGACGTTTCTTACGTCATCAATAAGAAAGACCGCATCGCCCTTGTAGGCAAGAATGGTGCGGGCAAATCTACCATGCTCAAGATATTGGCAGGCTTGCAACAGCCTACCGCCGGAGTTGTTGCCGTTCCACGCGAATGTACTATCGGGTATTTACCCCAGGTAATGGTACTCAGTGACGAACGCACCGTTATGCAGGAAGCTGAGTTGGCTTTTGAGCATATCTTTGAAATGCAGGCCGACATCGAGCGAATGAACCAACAGCTTGCCGAACGTACCGATTATGATAGCGAAGAGTATCAGAAACTGATTGATCGTTTTACTCATGAGAATGAACGTTTCCTGATGATGGGGGGGACAAACTATCGTGCTGAAATAGAACGTACCCTTCAGGGATTGGGATTCAGTCGTGAGGACTTCGACCGTTCTACGAGCGAATTTTCCGGAGGCTGGCGTATGCGTATCGAACTTGCCAAGTTATTGCTGCGCCGTCCGGATGTACTGTTGCTGGACGAGCCAACGAACCACCTTGATATAGAGAGCATCCAGTGGCTGGAGAATTTTCTTTCCACTCGTGCCAATGCAGTGGTGCTTGTCAGCCACGACCGGGCTTTTCTGAACAATGTCACTACCCGCACTATCGAAATAACCTGCGGACGCATATACGATTATAAAGTGAAGTATGATGAGTTTGTGGTGCTCCGCAAGGAACGTCGCGAACAGCAGCTTCGTGCTTATGAAAACCAGCAGAAACAGATACAGGATACGGAAGATTTTATCGAGCGTTTCCGTTATAAGGCCACTAAAGCTGTGCAAGTGCAGAGCCGCATCAAACAGCTCGAAAAGATAGAACGCATTGAGGTGGATGAGGAAGATAATTCTTCTTTACGGTTGAAATTTGTTTGCAGTAGCCGTAGTGGGAGTTACCCTGTTATTTGTGAGGATGTGGCCAAAGCCTATGGAAGCCATGTTATCTTCCATGATGTTAATCTTACTATTAACCGCGGCGAAAAGGTCGCTTTCGTTGGTAAGAACGGTGAAGGTAAGTCCACGCTTGTGAAGTGCATTATGGATGAGATTACGGATTATACCGGCAAGCTGACTTTGGGGCACAATGTGCAAATCGGCTATTTTGCACAGAACCAGGCACAATTGCTGGATGAAAACCGGACTGTCTTCGATACGATTGATCGTGTGGCAGTAGGAGATATCCGGCTGAAGATACGGGATATATTGGGAGCGTTCATGTTTGGCGGAGAGGCTTCGGACAAGAAGGTGAAAGTGCTTTCCGGAGGAGAACGCACCCGTCTTGCCATGATTAAGCTCCTGCTGGAACCGGTGAATTTCCTGATTCTTGATGAGCCTACGAATCATCTTGATATGCGTTCAAAGGACGTTTTGAAAGAAGCAATCCGGGATTTTGACGGTACAGTGATAATTGTCAGTCATGATCGTGACTTTTTGGATGGTCTTGCGACTAAAGTATATGAGTTCGGTGGCGGACTGGTGAAAGAGCATCTTGGAGGTATCTATGATTTCTTGCAGAAAAAGCAGATAGAGAACCTGAACGATTTGCAGAAATCTCCTTCATTGTCATCTTCACCTGCTGTGGGAAAAACGGTAGCCGGCAGCAACGCCGGAGCGGCGGCAAGCCAAACTTCTGCCGCCAAACTCTCTTATGAGGAACAAAAGGAACTCAATAAGAAACTCAAAAAGCTGGAACGTCGTGTGGCGGATTGTGAAGCAGAGATAGAACAGACAGAGTCGGCTATCTCTATCCTTGAAACCAAAATGGCTACACCGGAAGGTGCTTCGGACATGGCGCTTTATGAGCAGCACCAAAAGTTGAAAGCGCAATTGGACAATGTGATGGAAGAATGGGATGCCGCTTCCAGTGAGTTAGAGGAGGCAAGAAAATAA
- a CDS encoding rod shape-determining protein, giving the protein MGLFSFTQEIAMDLGTANTIITTNGKIVVDEPSVVALDRRTDKMIAVGEKAKMMHEKTHENIRTIRPLRDGVIADFYACEQMIRGLIKMVNNRNRLFSPSLRMVIGVPSGSTEVELRAVRDSAEHAGGRDVYLIFEPMAAAIGIGIDVEAPEGNMIVDIGGGSTEIAVISLGGIVSNNSIRIAGDDLTADIQEYMSRQHNVKVSERMAERIKINVGAALTELGEDAPEDYIVHGPNRITALPMEVPVCYQEVAHCLEKSISKIETAILSALENTPPELYADIVHNGIYLAGGGALLRGLDKRLTDKINIPFHIAEDPLHAVAKGTGIALKNVDRFSFLMR; this is encoded by the coding sequence ATGGGATTATTCTCTTTTACACAAGAAATAGCGATGGACCTTGGCACTGCCAATACTATCATTACCACAAATGGCAAGATAGTAGTGGACGAACCCTCGGTGGTTGCTTTGGACCGTCGTACAGACAAGATGATTGCTGTGGGTGAAAAGGCAAAGATGATGCACGAAAAGACCCACGAAAACATACGCACTATCCGTCCGCTTCGTGACGGTGTAATTGCCGATTTCTATGCTTGCGAGCAGATGATACGCGGACTTATCAAAATGGTGAACAATCGTAACCGTCTGTTCTCTCCTTCACTTCGCATGGTAATAGGGGTTCCCTCAGGAAGTACGGAAGTGGAGCTTCGTGCGGTGCGCGACTCTGCCGAGCATGCCGGTGGACGTGATGTCTATTTGATATTCGAACCGATGGCGGCAGCTATCGGCATCGGTATTGATGTAGAAGCGCCGGAAGGCAACATGATTGTTGATATAGGTGGTGGCTCTACTGAGATTGCCGTTATTTCATTGGGGGGTATAGTTTCCAATAACTCTATCCGCATTGCCGGTGATGATCTGACTGCTGATATTCAGGAATACATGAGCCGTCAGCATAACGTAAAGGTCAGCGAACGTATGGCAGAACGTATCAAGATTAATGTCGGTGCGGCATTGACCGAACTGGGTGAAGATGCTCCCGAAGATTATATTGTTCATGGTCCGAATCGTATTACGGCACTTCCTATGGAGGTACCCGTATGCTATCAGGAGGTGGCGCATTGCTTGGAGAAATCTATTTCCAAGATTGAGACTGCGATCCTGAGCGCATTGGAGAATACACCACCCGAACTGTATGCCGACATTGTGCACAACGGTATCTATTTGGCAGGTGGCGGTGCGTTGCTTCGCGGATTGGATAAGCGTCTGACCGATAAAATTAACATACCGTTCCACATTGCGGAAGACCCTTTGCATGCCGTTGCCAAAGGCACTGGTATTGCACTGAAGAATGTCGACCGCTTCTCATTCCTGATGAGATAG
- the mreD gene encoding rod shape-determining protein MreD, whose protein sequence is MIINYLHKIGWFICLVLLQVLILNNVHIAGYATPFLYIYLILKFESDVSRNTLMLWAFFLGLTVDVFSDTPGMNAAATVLLAFLRPIFLRLFVPRDTLDTLIPAVRTMGIFPFLKYLVICVLVHHGMLLTLEFFSFAHIGTLLLRIVTSTLLTVTCIMAVEGIRKK, encoded by the coding sequence ATGATAATCAATTATTTGCATAAGATAGGGTGGTTCATCTGTTTGGTACTGTTGCAGGTACTGATACTGAATAACGTGCATATTGCCGGATATGCCACTCCGTTTTTATATATATACCTGATATTAAAGTTTGAGTCGGATGTGTCCCGTAATACATTGATGTTATGGGCTTTCTTTCTTGGGTTGACGGTGGATGTTTTTTCCGATACTCCGGGAATGAATGCGGCGGCTACTGTATTGCTGGCTTTCTTGCGTCCGATATTCTTACGTCTGTTCGTGCCTCGCGATACGTTGGATACGTTGATTCCCGCAGTTCGCACAATGGGCATCTTCCCTTTCCTAAAATATTTAGTAATTTGTGTCTTGGTGCATCATGGGATGTTGCTTACACTCGAATTCTTTTCCTTTGCCCACATTGGAACACTGCTGTTGAGAATTGTAACAAGTACTTTGTTGACTGTGACCTGTATAATGGCAGTGGAGGGAATACGGAAGAAATAA
- the purH gene encoding bifunctional phosphoribosylaminoimidazolecarboxamide formyltransferase/IMP cyclohydrolase → MSETKRIKTALVSVYHKEGLDEIITKLHEEGVEFLSTGGTRQFIESLGYPCKAVEDLTTYPSILGGRVKTLHPKIFGGILCRRGLEQDMQQIEKYEIPEIDLVIVDLYPFEATVASGAEEPAIIEKIDIGGISLIRAAAKNYNDVVIVASQAQYQPLRDMLMEHGATTSLEERRWFAKEAFAVSSHYDSAIFNYFDGEAGSAFRQSANNQKTLRYGENPHQKGYFYGNIDAMFDQIHGKEISYNNLLDINAAVDLIDEFTDTTFAILKHNNACGLASRPTVLEAWNDALAGDPVSAFGGVLITNAVIDKAAAEEINKIFFEVIIAPDYDVDALEILGQKKNRIILVRKQAALPKKQFRSLLNGVLVQDRDLKVETPEDLKTVTTKAPTAQEIEDMLFANKIVKNSKSNAIVLAKNKQLLASGVGQTSRVDALKQAIEKAKNFGFDLNGAVMASDAFFPFPDCVEIAGNEGVKAVIQPGGSIKDELSFDYCNEHGIAMVTTGFRHFKH, encoded by the coding sequence ATGTCTGAAACTAAAAGAATCAAAACAGCTCTGGTATCCGTTTACCATAAAGAAGGTTTGGATGAAATCATAACCAAACTGCATGAAGAAGGTGTAGAGTTCCTGTCAACCGGTGGAACACGTCAATTTATTGAGTCTCTGGGTTATCCCTGTAAAGCAGTGGAAGACCTTACTACATACCCTTCCATTTTGGGTGGACGTGTAAAGACCTTGCATCCGAAGATATTTGGAGGTATTCTTTGCCGCCGCGGATTGGAACAGGACATGCAACAAATTGAAAAATATGAAATTCCTGAAATAGACCTTGTAATTGTAGACCTCTATCCGTTTGAGGCAACTGTTGCCAGCGGTGCCGAAGAACCTGCCATTATCGAGAAGATTGATATAGGTGGCATCTCTCTGATTCGTGCTGCCGCCAAGAATTATAACGATGTCGTGATTGTTGCTTCGCAGGCTCAATACCAGCCGCTTCGCGACATGTTGATGGAACATGGCGCTACCACTTCACTCGAAGAGCGTCGCTGGTTTGCCAAAGAGGCTTTTGCTGTATCTTCTCATTATGATTCGGCTATCTTTAACTATTTTGACGGTGAAGCAGGTTCTGCTTTCCGGCAGTCCGCCAATAACCAAAAGACTTTGCGTTATGGCGAAAATCCGCATCAGAAGGGTTATTTCTATGGTAATATTGATGCTATGTTCGACCAGATTCATGGCAAGGAAATTTCTTACAATAATTTGCTCGACATCAACGCTGCCGTTGATTTGATTGACGAATTTACGGATACCACTTTTGCTATTCTGAAACACAATAACGCTTGTGGTCTGGCTTCACGTCCTACTGTATTGGAAGCTTGGAACGATGCGCTTGCCGGCGACCCGGTGTCTGCATTCGGTGGTGTACTTATCACCAATGCTGTGATTGATAAGGCTGCAGCTGAAGAAATCAATAAGATATTCTTTGAAGTTATCATTGCGCCCGATTATGATGTGGATGCATTGGAAATCCTCGGTCAGAAGAAGAACCGCATTATTCTGGTCCGTAAGCAGGCGGCTCTCCCCAAGAAGCAGTTCCGTTCTTTGCTGAATGGTGTTCTGGTACAAGATCGTGATTTGAAAGTGGAGACTCCTGAAGACTTGAAGACGGTAACGACTAAAGCTCCGACTGCGCAAGAAATCGAAGATATGCTTTTTGCAAATAAGATTGTGAAGAACAGCAAGTCTAATGCTATTGTGTTGGCAAAAAATAAGCAGTTGTTGGCAAGTGGTGTAGGGCAGACAAGTCGTGTGGATGCCTTGAAACAGGCCATTGAAAAGGCTAAGAACTTTGGCTTTGATTTGAATGGAGCTGTAATGGCAAGTGATGCTTTCTTCCCCTTCCCCGATTGCGTAGAGATTGCAGGTAATGAAGGTGTTAAGGCCGTAATTCAGCCGGGTGGAAGCATCAAGGACGAACTTTCATTCGATTATTGCAATGAACATGGCATCGCAATGGTGACAACAGGGTTCCGGCATTTTAAACACTAA
- the mreC gene encoding rod shape-determining protein MreC has product MRNLLNFLIKYNYWFLFLLLEVTSFVLLFRFNHYQQSVYFTSANGVAGKVYEISGGISSYFHLKSVNEDLLDRNMWLEQRVAFLEKSLQERGLDSVKLYSVARLAPADYRIYKANVIKNSLNKADNYITLDRGSADSIRPEMGVVDANGVVGIVYKTSPRYSLVIPLLNSKSSISCKIVGSDYFGYLKWEGGDSRFAYLKDLPRHAEFNLGDTVVTSGYSTVFPEGVMVGTVDDMSDSHDGLSYLLKIKLATDFGKVSNVRVISRSGQEEQNILEKEE; this is encoded by the coding sequence ATGCGAAATTTACTGAACTTTCTTATTAAATATAATTACTGGTTCCTCTTTCTGCTGTTAGAGGTTACCAGTTTTGTTTTATTATTCCGCTTCAACCATTATCAGCAGAGTGTATATTTCACTTCTGCCAACGGAGTGGCAGGGAAAGTTTATGAGATTTCAGGGGGGATTAGTTCTTATTTCCATTTGAAATCGGTCAATGAGGATCTGCTTGACCGTAATATGTGGCTGGAACAACGTGTCGCTTTTCTCGAAAAAAGTCTGCAAGAGCGCGGCTTGGATTCTGTGAAGCTGTATAGTGTGGCGCGTCTTGCTCCGGCTGATTATCGTATATACAAGGCGAATGTTATTAAGAACAGTCTGAATAAGGCGGATAATTACATAACGTTGGATCGTGGTTCAGCAGACAGCATTCGTCCGGAGATGGGCGTAGTGGATGCCAACGGAGTGGTGGGCATTGTATATAAGACTTCTCCCCGTTACTCGTTGGTTATTCCATTGTTGAATAGTAAATCGAGCATTAGTTGCAAGATTGTGGGTAGTGACTATTTTGGTTATTTGAAATGGGAAGGCGGGGACTCCCGCTTCGCTTATCTGAAAGATTTACCTCGCCATGCGGAGTTCAATTTGGGGGATACGGTGGTAACCAGCGGTTACTCTACGGTCTTTCCTGAGGGAGTTATGGTAGGGACGGTTGATGATATGTCCGATTCCCATGACGGGCTTTCGTATTTGCTGAAGATAAAGTTAGCTACGGATTTTGGGAAAGTGAGCAATGTGCGTGTCATTTCGCGTAGCGGACAAGAAGAACAGAATATTCTGGAAAAAGAAGAATGA
- a CDS encoding M13 family metallopeptidase yields MKVFHFLPIAAFCLMTGACSTGKKQAELTAGIQLANLDTTALPGTDFYQYACGGWMKNNPIPAEYSQYGSFTILAENNRKQIQGLIEELAATQHEPGSVAQKIGDLYKIVMDSVKLNKDGVAPIKAELDQLGALKDKKELYALLGEMQKKGIVAYNILYVGADEMNSSMNAVQSYQGGLSMGERDYYLENDAATAKIRDAFRTHVQKMYQLAGFDEAAAKKGVEVVMDVETRLAKAFRSRTELRDPHANYNKMSLEELKKNYPTFDWDAYLSAMDLRDVKEIIIGQPASLKAAAEILDTLPIEQQSLYLQWKLIDAAAGTLNDAMAEQNFDFYERTMSGTQEMQPRWKKAVGTVSSALGEAVGQMYVEKYFPAAAKERMVDLVKNLQESLGERIKNLAWMGDSTKIKALEKLATFHVKIGYPDQWKDYSTLEIKDDSYWANMERANEWSHAEMVAKAGKLVDKDEWLMTPQTVNAYYNPTTNEICFPAAILQYPFFDMNADDAFNYGAIGVVIGHEMTHGFDDQGRQYDKEGNLKDWWTAEDSKRFDERAQVMVNVFDSIEVAPGLYGNGRMTLGENIADHGGLQVSYQAFKKATAANPLPVMDGFTPEQRFFLAYAGVWGNNIRPEEVLNRTKSDVHSLGKWRVNGALPQIGAWYEAFNITENDPMFVPVEKRVSIW; encoded by the coding sequence ATGAAAGTATTTCATTTTTTACCTATTGCAGCATTCTGCTTAATGACGGGTGCTTGCAGCACAGGCAAGAAACAGGCTGAACTGACAGCCGGTATTCAGCTTGCCAATCTTGACACAACGGCTTTGCCCGGAACTGACTTTTACCAATATGCCTGCGGCGGTTGGATGAAGAACAATCCGATTCCGGCCGAATACTCACAGTATGGTTCTTTCACCATTCTTGCGGAAAACAACCGTAAGCAGATTCAGGGGCTTATCGAAGAATTGGCCGCTACTCAGCATGAGCCGGGGAGCGTAGCGCAGAAAATAGGCGATTTATACAAAATAGTAATGGATAGCGTGAAACTGAACAAGGACGGTGTAGCTCCTATTAAGGCCGAACTTGATCAGCTGGGTGCCTTGAAGGACAAGAAAGAACTCTATGCATTGTTGGGTGAGATGCAGAAAAAAGGCATTGTTGCTTATAATATTCTGTATGTAGGTGCCGATGAAATGAATAGTAGTATGAATGCCGTACAGTCCTATCAGGGCGGTTTAAGTATGGGCGAGCGCGACTATTATCTGGAAAATGATGCGGCTACCGCTAAAATTCGTGATGCTTTCCGCACACACGTACAGAAAATGTATCAACTGGCTGGCTTTGATGAGGCGGCTGCCAAAAAAGGTGTGGAAGTTGTAATGGATGTGGAAACACGCCTTGCCAAAGCATTCCGTTCACGTACGGAGTTGCGCGATCCGCACGCCAATTACAATAAGATGAGTTTGGAAGAGTTGAAGAAGAACTATCCGACTTTCGATTGGGATGCTTATTTGTCGGCAATGGACTTGAGAGATGTGAAAGAAATCATCATAGGTCAGCCTGCTTCTTTGAAGGCTGCTGCTGAAATCCTGGATACTTTGCCTATTGAACAACAGAGCCTCTATTTACAATGGAAATTGATTGATGCTGCCGCAGGTACTTTGAATGATGCCATGGCCGAACAGAATTTCGATTTCTATGAACGTACGATGAGTGGCACGCAAGAGATGCAGCCCCGCTGGAAAAAGGCTGTCGGTACTGTTAGCTCTGCTTTAGGTGAAGCGGTAGGTCAAATGTATGTAGAAAAATATTTCCCTGCTGCAGCTAAGGAACGTATGGTGGATTTAGTGAAGAATCTGCAGGAAAGTTTGGGTGAGCGTATCAAAAACCTCGCTTGGATGGGTGACTCTACCAAAATAAAGGCTTTGGAGAAACTGGCCACTTTCCATGTGAAGATAGGCTATCCCGATCAGTGGAAAGATTACTCTACATTAGAGATTAAAGACGACTCATATTGGGCTAATATGGAGCGTGCCAACGAATGGAGCCATGCGGAAATGGTAGCTAAAGCCGGTAAGCTGGTAGATAAAGATGAATGGCTGATGACTCCGCAAACGGTAAATGCTTATTATAATCCGACGACGAATGAAATCTGTTTTCCTGCCGCTATTCTGCAATATCCGTTCTTTGACATGAATGCGGACGATGCCTTCAATTACGGCGCTATCGGTGTGGTAATCGGCCATGAAATGACGCATGGATTTGACGACCAGGGACGCCAGTATGACAAGGAAGGCAATCTGAAAGACTGGTGGACTGCTGAGGATTCCAAGCGTTTCGATGAACGTGCCCAGGTTATGGTGAATGTGTTCGACAGCATTGAAGTGGCTCCGGGATTATATGGCAATGGACGTATGACTTTGGGTGAGAATATTGCTGACCATGGCGGTTTGCAGGTTTCCTATCAGGCATTCAAGAAGGCTACGGCTGCTAATCCGTTGCCGGTAATGGATGGTTTCACCCCTGAGCAGCGCTTCTTCCTTGCTTATGCAGGCGTATGGGGAAATAATATTCGTCCGGAGGAGGTCCTGAACCGTACCAAGAGTGATGTGCACTCATTGGGCAAATGGCGCGTTAACGGTGCTCTGCCGCAAATAGGAGCTTGGTACGAGGCTTTCAATATTACTGAAAATGACCCGATGTTTGTGCCGGTAGAAAAACGGGTTTCTATTTGGTAA